ACGAACGAGAGCAGGTCGACGCCGTCACAGTCGAACACGGCGGCCTTGCCGTCGACACACGCCACGTTCGACAGCCGCTCGGGGGGCAGCTCCACCGGCTCCTGCGTCGACGTGAGCGTCACGTTCACCGGCGTGCCGCCCACGACCGCGTCGCGGATCGGCGCGCCGTCGCTGTGGCGCAGCTCGAGCCCCGGAATGCCCGAGCCGGCGGCGCTTCCCGGGGACACGTCGTCGTTGTAGCGAACCTGCACGAGCCCGATGGCCCCGGCCTGCTCGGCCGACTGCATCTTCTGCGCGAACGTGAACGCCGGGCACAGGTCGGCGGGGCCCCGGCCTTCCGAGTGGTCGACGAGGGCGATCCTGCCCGCGACGTCCACGCCGGCGTAGCTCGCAGGACTGCACCCGGTGCCGGCGTAGACGAGGTCAGCGGTCTGGTCGTCCACCTCCGGGGTCCCGTCCCAGTGGACGGCCCGGAGGAAGCCGGCCAGGGTCTCGGGGGTGTTCACCCTGACGCCGACACCGCCGGCGGGGTCCTCCGGCTGGCCGTGCTCATGCCTACCGGGATGGGCCGCGGTGGTCCCGACCATCCCGACCGCGACCAGTCCCGCCGCCAAGCCCACGGCGACGACGCGGCGCGAGATCATCGAGGTGCTCCTGGCCATGGCCACTCCTCCGGTAGCTGCCTGCATCGTTCGGTCACCGCTGCCCGGCAGTCGAGGGTACCGACCCGGCCAGACGGGCGCTCACCCCTGATATTCGCCGTCCCACCATGCGGCCCCTGCCCGAGCCTCGCGGATGCGCCCGGCCCGTTAACTTTCCCGCGCCCGCGCGGGAATCCTCGCCCCGCCCACCCGCAGCCGACTGTGGCGCCCGCACTGCGCAACGCCGGCGGCGACCTCGGCGTGGGGCTGCGGGATGACGCTAGCCTGCGCGGGGAAAGACGCCTGTCCACCACGACGAAGGCCCCGCCTCATGTCCCCGCGCAAGCTGATCTTCTACTCGACCACCGGACCCGACGCGGACAACGCCGCGTGGCGGGCCTTCACGATGGCCGCGGGTGCCGTCAAGCACGGCCTGGACTGCGAGGTGGTCCTCGCCGGCCCCGCGACGGGCATCATGCGGCGCGACGCACGCAGCCGCATCCAGGGGCGCCAGCGGGAGGCGTTCGAAACGGTCCAGGCCGCGAGGGTGCCGATCTACCTGTCGCCAGGGTGAGCGGAGTACCGCGGGGTGTCCGGTTCGGACCTCGAGGAGACCAACGCCCAGCTGCGTGGCACCGACGAGATGCTGCTCGACCTGGCCGCCGGCGCCCAGCTCGTTCCCTGCTGAAGTCGGGACGGGGGCCTGCTTTCCGGGTTCACCGGCGGGCGACGCGCGGGTCGAGGATGTCGCGCAGCCCGTCGCCGAGCAGGTTGAAGCCCAGTACCGCCAGGAAAGATAAAGATCACGGTGCCCGGGTAGACCATGAGCTCCGGGGCGCGGCGCAGGTAGCGCTGCGCCTCGGCGAGCATGGCGCTTCGCTTCTCGCGGGCGGTCTGCCGCGTGACGGGTGTCGGGACTGCGTCACCTGAGCGATGACGCAGTCCCGACACCGAGCGACGACAGGTCGGTAGAGCGCGATGCGGTCGAGCTCGCCTGGCTGAGGCTCGCGACGTAGCGGGTGGAGCCGATGAGCCCCGACTCCTCTGCGCTCCACCACGCGAGCCGGACGGTGTTGCGCGGCTTCGCCGTTGTCGTCTTGATGCGGAAGGTGCAGGTGCCGCGCGAGACGACTGCGATGCTGCCGGTGGGGAATGCCGCGAAGTCCGCCGCAGCGCAGCCGAGGGCGGACCCGGACGGCGTTGCGAGGGGAGCGGTCACGGCACCGGAGCCCGAGAAGGCGAAATCCGTGCGAAACCGTGGGGAGGACCGTCGCGGGACCCGCTCGAAGCCCCCGCCGGCCTACTCCGCAGGCGGGCGGCGCGCGCGGCTCGGCGCGACCCGCGGCGGCTCGTCGGGCATCTTGGGGTAGACCGGCGGCCACGGCGCGTCCGGCAGGCCGTTCGCGCGGTCGCGCTCGTGCAGCTCGAGCAGCGGGTCCAGCGACTGCGCGGCGATGTCGCCCCACGGGTCGCCGTCGCGGGCGACGCGCTCGGGCACCGTCGCGATGGACAGCTCGTCGGGGTCGATGGTGTCGAGCTCCTCCCAGCGGAAAGGCGTCGACACCTGCGCGCCGGGGCGCGCCCGCACGCTCCACGCGCCGAACACCGTCTTGTGCGGCGCGTTCTGGTTGAAGTCGACGAACACGCGCTCGCCGCGCTCCTCCTTCCACCACGCGGCGGTGAGGAGCGCGGGGTGGCGGCGCTCGAGCTCGCGCGCGAGCGCGACGGCCGCCGCGCGGACCGCGTAGGAGTCCCAGCGCGGCTGCAGCCGCAAGTACACGTGCACCCCGCGGCCACCCGTCGTCTTCGGGTGGCCGGTCAGACCGAGTTCCTCGAGCAGTGCCCGGACCGCGTGCGCCGCCTCGCGCACCATCGTGAACGCCACCCCTGGCTGGGGGTCGAGGTCGATTCGCAGCTCGTCGGCGTGGTCGGGGTCGGCGGCGAGGAACGGCCAGACGTGGAATCCGAGGCACCCGATGTTCACCGCCCACACCACATGGGCGAGGTCGGCGGCGACGAGCGCGCGCGACGGCGTGCCGTTGACCGTCGTGACGACGGTGGTCTGCAGCCACGGCGGCGCCGTCTTGGGGACGCGTTTCTGGAAGAACGACGAGCCGGCCGCACCGTCGGGGAAGCGCTGCAGCAGCACGGGGCGCCCGCCCATGGCGGCGAGCAGCGGCTCGCGCACGGCCTGGTAGTAGCGGACGAGGTCGAGCTTCGTCTCGCCGCGCTCGGCGAAGAACACCTTGTCGGGATGCGAGACCGCGACCTGGTGTCCGTCCAGGTCGAGCACCACCTCGCTGCGCTGCGCCACGCCGGGGACTCTACGCCCCACGTCACGGGCCGGCCGTGCCCGCCCGGCAGCGCGTTCGAGGTGCGGCTGCGGCGCGGTCGGCGCTTCGTCGTGCGGGTGGCCGACGGCGGCGTGCGGGTCGAGCCGGCCCCCGCCGGCCCCGTCGCCTGCCACGTGTCACCGACCCGTGACGACGGCACGAACGCGGCGGCGCCCCGGCCAGCAAAGCCGGCCGGGGCGCCGCCGCGTTCGCTCGACCTACTCGCCGCCGAGGAAGAACGCCTCGAGCTCCGCGCAGTTGTTCCACGGCGTGTGGGGCGGCAGCACGGGCACGACGACGTTGCCGGCCTGCCACTGGGCCTCACCCGCACGGCCCGTGTGCAGGTTGGCGTGGTGCGCGTGCAGCGGCACCGCGCGCCCGTTCGCCAGCTCGTGGCACTTCCTCCAGCCGGTCGGCCACTCGCCGCTCTCGTCGAGCTGCAGCCCGATCACGTGCAGATGCGCGTGAGGGGGCACCTCGTTCGACAGCGCCGGACCGACGAGCATCGCCCCGAGCATCCCCGCCACAACGGCCAGCACGAACAGTCGCTTCATGATCATCCCTTCCCCCCGGGCGTGCCAGAACCCTCCGCCTTCCGCCAAATTCCCGCGGCAAAGGCGGCGTGCGCTCGACCCACGCCCTGTCAGCTTGGCCCCGCAGGGTGTTGCGGGCAGGGACAGCATGCCGGACAGCCCGCCGCCGCGCACGGGAGCCACCCGGCCAACCCGCGCGCGTGGTAGCGGCGACGTCGGGTGGTGCGAGCACCCCCCGGCAGGCAGGTGCGGTCCCAGGCCCCGACAGGGCGGCGGCGCCTTCTTGCGCCCTCGCGACCGGCACGCCGATAGCGGACGAGGTCGAGCTTCGTCTCGCCCCGCCCGGCGAAGAAGACCTTTTCCGGATGTGAGACGGCGACGTGCTGTCCGTCCAAGTCGAGCACCACCTCGCTGCGCTGCGCCACGCCGGGGACTCTACGCTCCCGCGCCCCGGGCCGGGCGGGCCCGCCCGGGCGGGTCCGCCGCGTCAGAAGATCGACAGGTCGAGGCGCTCGACGAGCTCGTGCAGCGCGACCCGGCCGGCGCGCGAGTTGCCCGACGCGTCGAGCGGCGGCGACCAGACGCACACCGCCCCGAGTCCGCGAATCAGTCCGATGATCCCCCCCGCGACCCCGCTCTTGCAGGGTATGCCGACGTCGAAGGCGAACTGGCCGGCGTTGTCGTAGGTGCCGCAGGTCAGCATGATCGCGGCGACCCGGCGGGCCGGCTCCGCGCTGAGAATCCGCTTGTCGGTGGCGGGGTCGACACCGTCGTTGGCGAGGAACCGCCCGGCCCTGGCGAGCTGGCGGGCGGTCATGGTGATCGCGCAGTGGCGCACGTAGACGTCGAGCACCTCGTCGACCGTCGAGGTGAGGTTGCCGAAGGACGACATGAGGAACGCCATCGAACGGTTGCGGTGCCCGCTGCGCCCTTCCTGGCGGACGATCGCCTCGTCGATGCCGATGTCCCCGCCGGCGAGTTCGGTGAGCAGCTCGGTGA
This Egibacteraceae bacterium DNA region includes the following protein-coding sequences:
- a CDS encoding PA domain-containing protein, which translates into the protein MTAPLATPSGSALGCAAADFAAFPTGSIAVVSRGTCTFRIKTTTAKPRNTVRLAWWSAEESGLIGSTRYVASLSQASSTASRSTDLSSLGVGTASSLR
- the ligD gene encoding non-homologous end-joining DNA ligase, whose translation is MAGDGAGGGRLDPHAAVGHPHDEAPTAPQPHLERAAGRARPARDVGRRVPGVAQRSEVVLDLDGHQVAVSHPDKVFFAERGETKLDLVRYYQAVREPLLAAMGGRPVLLQRFPDGAAGSSFFQKRVPKTAPPWLQTTVVTTVNGTPSRALVAADLAHVVWAVNIGCLGFHVWPFLAADPDHADELRIDLDPQPGVAFTMVREAAHAVRALLEELGLTGHPKTTGGRGVHVYLRLQPRWDSYAVRAAAVALARELERRHPALLTAAWWKEERGERVFVDFNQNAPHKTVFGAWSVRARPGAQVSTPFRWEELDTIDPDELSIATVPERVARDGDPWGDIAAQSLDPLLELHERDRANGLPDAPWPPVYPKMPDEPPRVAPSRARRPPAE
- a CDS encoding glutaminase, which gives rise to MRRDVDLDELLADIAEVARPAAREGKVADYIKAMADQDPERFGLALVENDGTEHAVGDADEPFAIQSISKVFSLVVAMQKADEAKGVGTELWERVGVEPSGDPFNSLVQLEHERGKPRNPMINAGALIVDDVLLDHCGDPSADITELLTELAGGDIGIDEAIVRQEGRSGHRNRSMAFLMSSFGNLTSTVDEVLDVYVRHCAITMTARQLARAGRFLANDGVDPATDKRILSAEPARRVAAIMLTCGTYDNAGQFAFDVGIPCKSGVAGGIIGLIRGLGAVCVWSPPLDASGNSRAGRVALHELVERLDLSIF